A window of Pedococcus aerophilus contains these coding sequences:
- a CDS encoding NAD(P)H-dependent glycerol-3-phosphate dehydrogenase: MTRAAVFGTGSWGTAYAAVLADGGTPVTMWGRRQAMVDQINAGSNEDYLPGIRLPEGIRATTDPVEAAADADIVVLAVPSQTLRANLAEWAHALPRRAAIVSLMKGVELGTTKRMSEVIAEAGGIEPGRIVVVSGPNLAKEIAQKQPAASVIACIDERIAEMVAEASNPPYFRPYTSGDVIGVELGGAVKNVIALAVGMAEGLGMGDNSKASIITRGLAETSRLGMKLGADPVTFSGLAGVGDLIATCMSPLSRNRTFGLNLGKGMTVDEVVAVTRQTAEGVKSCESILQLAHDHGVSVPIIEQVAAVVHDGRSPKEVVGALMLRALKNEAE, translated from the coding sequence GTGACCAGGGCTGCGGTCTTCGGGACCGGCAGCTGGGGCACCGCGTATGCAGCGGTGCTGGCCGACGGGGGCACCCCCGTGACGATGTGGGGCCGGCGCCAGGCGATGGTCGACCAGATCAACGCGGGCAGCAACGAGGACTACCTGCCCGGCATCCGGCTGCCCGAGGGCATCCGCGCGACGACCGACCCGGTCGAGGCGGCCGCGGACGCGGACATCGTCGTCCTGGCCGTTCCGTCGCAGACGCTGCGGGCCAACCTCGCCGAGTGGGCCCACGCCCTGCCGCGACGGGCGGCGATCGTCTCCCTGATGAAGGGGGTCGAGCTCGGCACGACGAAGCGGATGAGCGAGGTCATCGCCGAGGCCGGCGGGATCGAGCCCGGGCGCATCGTCGTCGTGTCGGGGCCGAACCTCGCCAAGGAGATCGCCCAGAAGCAGCCGGCGGCCAGCGTCATCGCGTGCATCGACGAACGCATCGCCGAGATGGTGGCCGAGGCGTCGAACCCGCCCTACTTCCGGCCCTACACCTCGGGCGACGTGATCGGCGTCGAGCTCGGTGGTGCCGTGAAGAACGTCATCGCCCTCGCCGTCGGCATGGCCGAGGGCCTGGGCATGGGCGACAACTCCAAGGCCTCGATCATCACTCGTGGACTGGCCGAGACCTCGCGCCTGGGGATGAAGCTCGGTGCCGACCCCGTGACGTTCTCGGGGCTCGCCGGGGTGGGCGACCTCATCGCCACGTGCATGTCGCCGCTGTCGCGCAACCGCACCTTCGGGCTCAACCTCGGCAAGGGCATGACCGTCGACGAGGTCGTCGCCGTGACCCGGCAGACGGCCGAGGGCGTGAAGTCCTGCGAGTCGATCCTCCAGCTCGCCCACGACCACGGGGTCTCGGTGCCGATCATCGAGCAGGTCGCCGCCGTGGTGCACGACGGCCGAAGCCCCAAGGAGGTCGTCGGCGCCCTCATGCTCCGCGCCCTGA
- a CDS encoding lysophospholipid acyltransferase family protein has protein sequence MTASGARPLPFAYRLAVAIVRPLMLLLTKRTWRGTEHLPTSGGFIVCPNHLSYADPFTFAHFLYDSGHPPYFLGKEAVFRIPVAGAILRGAQQIPVYRNTGRAADAFRAAVAAVNEGKCVGVYPEGTLTRDPDLWPMVGKTGAARIALTTRCPVIPVAQWGPQDMLAPYSKKPKLFPRTRVQMSAGPPVDLSDLYDQPVTGALLRQATDRIVDAITVQLEGIRGEKAPAERFDTRKAGLPETGNFHRGTKEGS, from the coding sequence GTGACCGCCAGCGGCGCACGCCCCCTGCCCTTCGCCTACCGCCTGGCGGTGGCGATCGTGCGACCCCTGATGCTGCTGCTGACGAAGCGGACGTGGCGCGGCACGGAGCACCTGCCGACGTCGGGGGGCTTCATCGTGTGCCCGAACCACCTGTCGTACGCCGACCCGTTCACCTTCGCGCACTTCCTCTACGACAGCGGCCACCCGCCCTACTTCCTCGGCAAGGAGGCGGTCTTCCGCATCCCGGTGGCCGGCGCGATCCTGCGTGGCGCCCAGCAGATCCCGGTGTACCGCAACACCGGCCGCGCAGCGGATGCCTTCCGCGCGGCGGTCGCGGCGGTCAACGAGGGCAAGTGCGTCGGGGTGTACCCCGAGGGCACGCTCACCCGCGATCCCGACCTGTGGCCGATGGTCGGCAAGACCGGCGCCGCGCGCATCGCCCTGACCACCCGCTGCCCGGTCATCCCCGTGGCCCAGTGGGGTCCGCAGGACATGCTCGCTCCGTACTCCAAGAAGCCGAAGCTGTTCCCGCGCACCCGTGTGCAGATGTCGGCGGGTCCGCCGGTCGACCTCAGCGACCTCTACGACCAGCCGGTCACCGGGGCGCTGCTGCGCCAGGCGACCGACCGCATCGTCGACGCGATCACGGTGCAGCTCGAGGGGATCCGGGGCGAGAAGGCCCCTGCGGAGCGGTTCGACACCCGCAAGGCGGGATTGCCCGAGACCGGCAACTTCCACCGCGGGACGAAGGAGGGTTCGTGA
- the cofC gene encoding 2-phospho-L-lactate guanylyltransferase codes for MSPPTTLPWRLVVPVKGGAGAKSRLHPPPGVDREDLALALATDCLTACCAGMPPAHVLVVTSDPRAAAVAEGLGAVVVADPGAGLNAAVAAGRDHALRSSPGTPVAVLLGDLPALRPVDLVTALGAAAAHPMALVPDAAGEGSTLLTAVDGARLAPLFGTGSAAAHEAAGHVRLDLDLPRLRTDVDDDAALRAALALGVGPATLAVLAGTY; via the coding sequence ATGAGCCCACCGACCACCCTTCCCTGGCGACTCGTCGTGCCCGTGAAGGGTGGGGCCGGCGCCAAGTCCCGCCTGCACCCGCCGCCGGGCGTCGACCGCGAGGACCTCGCCCTGGCCCTGGCCACCGACTGCCTCACCGCCTGCTGCGCCGGTATGCCGCCGGCCCACGTCCTCGTCGTGACCTCCGACCCGCGCGCGGCCGCCGTGGCCGAGGGGCTCGGCGCCGTCGTGGTCGCCGACCCCGGCGCCGGGTTGAACGCCGCCGTCGCGGCCGGTCGCGACCACGCCCTGCGCTCCTCCCCCGGGACGCCGGTGGCGGTCCTTCTCGGGGACCTCCCTGCCCTGCGGCCGGTCGACCTCGTCACCGCCCTGGGCGCTGCGGCGGCGCACCCGATGGCGCTGGTGCCCGACGCAGCAGGTGAAGGCTCCACGCTGCTGACCGCGGTCGACGGGGCCCGGCTGGCGCCGCTGTTCGGGACCGGTTCGGCCGCTGCGCACGAGGCTGCCGGGCACGTGCGCCTCGACCTCGACCTACCCCGGCTGCGCACCGACGTGGACGACGACGCCGCCCTGCGTGCCGCGCTGGCGCTCGGGGTGGGTCCGGCGACCCTCGCCGTGCTCGCAGGGACCTACTGA
- the murA gene encoding UDP-N-acetylglucosamine 1-carboxyvinyltransferase produces MANILTVNGGSPLVGDLEVRGAKNLVSKAMVAALLAEDPCRLRGVPEISDVKIVSGLLELHGVKIDSTDRDGELLLDPTNVEQAHVADIDAHAGSSRVPVLLCGPLLHRLGEAFIPDLGGCRIGERPINYHLDVLRQFGADVQKRPEGLRLTAPNGLKGTRIKLPYPSVGTTEQVLLTAVRAQGVTELRNAAVEPEILDLIAVLQKMGAIISVETDRVIKIDGVDRLGGYDHLAIPDRIEAGSWACAALATKGDIYVRGAQQQAMMPFLNVFRKIGGDFDIDDEGIRFWHAGGTLNSLVLETDVHPGFMTDWQQPLVVALTQTSGLSIVHETVYENRLGFTEALGEMGAVVQLYKECLGGSPCRFGRANFRHSAVISGPTPLRGAEITVPDLRGGFSYLIAALAAEGQSKVHGIELIYRGYERFSEKLDSLGADYEVG; encoded by the coding sequence ATGGCAAACATCCTCACCGTGAATGGTGGCTCGCCGCTGGTCGGAGACCTCGAGGTCCGCGGGGCCAAGAACCTCGTCTCCAAGGCCATGGTGGCGGCGCTGCTGGCGGAGGACCCCTGCCGCCTCCGGGGCGTCCCGGAGATCTCCGACGTCAAGATCGTCTCCGGCCTGCTCGAGCTGCACGGGGTCAAGATCGACTCGACCGACCGTGACGGCGAGCTGCTGCTCGACCCCACGAACGTCGAGCAGGCCCACGTCGCCGACATCGACGCGCACGCAGGCTCCTCACGGGTGCCCGTGCTCCTGTGCGGGCCGCTGCTGCACCGCCTCGGCGAGGCCTTCATCCCCGACCTCGGGGGCTGCCGCATCGGCGAGCGGCCGATCAACTACCACCTCGACGTGCTGCGCCAGTTCGGTGCCGACGTCCAGAAGCGCCCCGAAGGGCTGCGCCTGACCGCCCCCAACGGGCTCAAGGGCACCCGCATCAAGCTCCCGTACCCCTCGGTCGGGACGACCGAGCAGGTCCTGCTCACCGCGGTCCGGGCCCAGGGCGTCACCGAGCTGCGCAACGCGGCCGTCGAGCCCGAGATCCTCGACCTCATCGCGGTGCTCCAGAAGATGGGCGCGATCATCAGCGTCGAGACCGACCGGGTCATCAAGATCGACGGCGTGGACCGGCTCGGTGGTTACGACCACCTCGCGATCCCGGACCGCATCGAGGCCGGCTCGTGGGCCTGTGCGGCCCTGGCGACCAAGGGCGACATCTACGTCCGTGGGGCCCAGCAGCAGGCGATGATGCCGTTCCTCAACGTCTTCCGGAAGATCGGTGGCGACTTCGACATCGACGACGAGGGGATCCGCTTCTGGCACGCCGGTGGCACCCTCAACTCGCTCGTCCTCGAGACCGACGTGCACCCCGGCTTCATGACCGACTGGCAGCAGCCGCTCGTCGTCGCCCTCACCCAGACCAGCGGCCTGTCGATCGTCCACGAGACGGTCTACGAGAACCGTCTGGGCTTCACCGAGGCGCTCGGGGAGATGGGCGCGGTCGTCCAGCTCTACAAGGAGTGCCTCGGCGGGTCACCGTGCCGGTTCGGTCGGGCCAACTTCCGCCACAGCGCGGTCATCTCCGGACCGACGCCGTTGCGGGGCGCCGAGATCACCGTCCCGGACCTGCGGGGCGGGTTCAGCTACCTCATCGCGGCCCTGGCGGCCGAGGGCCAGTCCAAGGTCCACGGGATCGAGCTCATCTATCGCGGGTACGAGCGGTTCTCGGAGAAGCTCGACTCGCTCGGCGCCGACTACGAGGTCGGCTAG
- a CDS encoding HU family DNA-binding protein codes for MNKAELIKELESRLGSRKAASDALTAVVDVIIREVAKGGSVAITGFGTFEQAARAARTGRNPRTGASVKIKKTVVPKFRAGSAFKDVVKNPRSLPKAAVAGARASAGTSKTAAAKSATAKKAAPAKKAVATKAAPAKKAVVKKAAPAKKAAPAKKAVATKAAPAKKAVVKKAAPAKKAAPAKKAAPAKKAAVKRTAKKA; via the coding sequence GTGAACAAGGCAGAACTGATCAAGGAGCTCGAGTCCCGGCTCGGCAGCCGCAAGGCGGCAAGCGACGCGCTCACCGCCGTCGTCGACGTGATCATCCGTGAGGTCGCCAAGGGCGGCAGTGTCGCCATCACCGGTTTCGGCACCTTCGAGCAGGCTGCTCGGGCCGCCCGGACCGGTCGCAACCCCCGCACCGGCGCGTCGGTGAAGATCAAGAAGACCGTGGTCCCGAAGTTCCGCGCCGGCTCGGCGTTCAAGGACGTCGTCAAGAACCCGCGCTCCCTGCCCAAGGCCGCCGTCGCCGGCGCCCGCGCATCGGCCGGCACGTCGAAGACCGCGGCCGCGAAGTCCGCCACGGCCAAGAAGGCGGCTCCCGCCAAGAAGGCCGTGGCCACCAAGGCTGCACCGGCGAAGAAGGCCGTCGTCAAGAAGGCCGCTCCGGCCAAGAAGGCGGCTCCCGCCAAGAAGGCCGTGGCCACCAAGGCTGCACCGGCGAAGAAGGCCGTCGTCAAGAAGGCCGCCCCGGCCAAGAAGGCGGCTCCCGCCAAGAAGGCCGCTCCCGCGAAGAAGGCTGCGGTCAAGCGCACGGCCAAGAAGGCCTGA
- the leuD gene encoding 3-isopropylmalate dehydratase small subunit has product MDAFTTHTGIGVPLRRSNVDTDQIIPAVYLKRVTRTGFEDGLFAAWRRDDTFILNNPSYAAGSVLVAGQDFGTGSSREHAVWALMNYGFRVVLSSRFADIFRGNSGKQGLLTAQVSQDDIELIWKYLENEPGSSVTVDLVSRTVTAGDIVAPFEVDDYTRWRLLEGLDDISLTLRHEQDVTEFEGRRPSWKPSTTVA; this is encoded by the coding sequence ATGGACGCCTTCACGACCCATACCGGCATCGGGGTGCCGCTGCGCCGCAGCAACGTCGACACCGACCAGATCATCCCGGCCGTCTACCTCAAGCGCGTGACGCGCACGGGGTTCGAGGACGGCTTGTTCGCGGCGTGGCGCCGTGACGACACGTTCATCCTCAACAACCCCTCGTATGCCGCCGGGTCGGTGCTCGTGGCCGGGCAGGACTTCGGGACGGGCTCGTCGCGCGAGCACGCCGTCTGGGCGCTGATGAACTACGGCTTCCGCGTCGTGCTGTCCTCGCGGTTCGCCGACATCTTCCGCGGCAACAGCGGCAAGCAGGGGCTGCTGACGGCCCAGGTGAGCCAGGACGACATCGAGCTGATCTGGAAGTACCTCGAGAACGAGCCAGGCTCCTCGGTGACCGTGGACCTCGTCTCCCGGACCGTCACGGCCGGTGACATCGTGGCGCCGTTCGAGGTCGACGACTACACCCGCTGGCGGCTGCTCGAGGGCCTGGACGACATCAGCCTGACGCTGCGCCACGAGCAGGACGTCACCGAGTTCGAGGGCCGCCGACCGAGCTGGAAGCCCTCCACGACGGTCGCCTGA
- the leuC gene encoding 3-isopropylmalate dehydratase large subunit, whose translation MSGTLAEKVWNAHVVRRAEGEPDLLYIDLHLIHEVTSPQAFDGLRLAGRTVRRPDLTLATEDHNVPTTPGPITDLVSRTQVETLRRNCEEFGVRLFPMGDAEQGIVHVVGPQRGLTQPGMTIVCGDSHTSTHGAFGALAFGIGTSEVEHVMATQTLPLKPFKTMAINVEGDLQPGVTAKDITLAVIAKIGTGGGQGYVLEYRGSAIRALSMEARMTVCNMSIEAGARAGMIAPDQTTFDYLQGRDHAPTGADWDAAVADWSTLRSDDDAVFDAEVDLDATALTPFVTWGTNPGQGLPLSAAVPDPETMGDDNEKAAARHALEYMGLTAGTPLREIRVDTVFVGSCTNGRIEDLRAAAEVVKGHKVAEGVRMLVVPGSARVRLQAEQEGLDQVFTDAGAEWRLPGCSMCLGMNPDQLAPGERSASTSNRNFEGRQGKGGRTHLVSPLVAAATALRGTLSSPADLVDAGVGGGDAARTTTQPASEGSY comes from the coding sequence GTGTCAGGAACTTTGGCCGAGAAGGTGTGGAACGCCCATGTGGTGCGTCGCGCGGAAGGCGAACCAGACCTCCTCTACATCGACCTCCACCTCATCCACGAGGTGACCTCGCCGCAGGCCTTCGACGGCCTCCGGCTCGCCGGCCGCACGGTGCGTCGACCCGACCTCACCCTGGCCACCGAGGACCACAACGTTCCGACCACGCCCGGCCCCATCACCGACCTCGTGAGCCGGACCCAGGTCGAGACGCTGAGGCGCAACTGCGAGGAGTTCGGCGTCCGGCTGTTCCCGATGGGTGACGCCGAGCAGGGCATCGTCCACGTCGTCGGCCCCCAGCGTGGCCTCACCCAGCCCGGCATGACGATCGTCTGCGGCGACAGCCACACCTCGACCCACGGTGCCTTCGGCGCACTGGCGTTCGGCATCGGCACCTCCGAGGTCGAGCACGTCATGGCGACCCAGACGTTGCCCCTCAAGCCGTTCAAGACGATGGCGATCAACGTCGAGGGCGACCTCCAGCCCGGCGTGACCGCGAAGGACATCACGCTCGCGGTGATCGCGAAGATCGGCACCGGCGGCGGCCAGGGCTACGTCCTCGAGTACCGCGGCAGCGCCATCCGTGCGCTGTCCATGGAAGCCCGCATGACGGTGTGCAACATGTCGATCGAGGCAGGTGCCCGCGCCGGCATGATCGCTCCCGACCAGACCACCTTCGACTACCTCCAGGGCCGCGACCACGCCCCGACCGGTGCCGACTGGGACGCCGCCGTGGCTGACTGGTCCACCCTCCGCAGCGACGACGACGCCGTCTTCGACGCCGAGGTGGACCTCGACGCCACGGCGCTCACGCCGTTCGTCACCTGGGGCACCAACCCCGGCCAGGGCCTGCCGCTCAGCGCCGCCGTGCCGGACCCCGAGACGATGGGCGACGACAACGAGAAGGCTGCCGCCCGACACGCCTTGGAGTACATGGGCCTGACGGCAGGCACGCCGCTGCGCGAGATCCGCGTCGACACGGTCTTCGTCGGTTCGTGCACCAACGGCCGCATCGAGGACCTGCGTGCCGCCGCGGAGGTCGTCAAGGGCCACAAGGTCGCCGAAGGCGTGCGGATGCTCGTCGTGCCGGGTTCCGCGCGGGTGCGCCTGCAGGCCGAGCAGGAGGGCCTGGACCAGGTCTTCACCGACGCAGGGGCCGAGTGGCGCCTTCCCGGCTGCTCGATGTGCCTGGGCATGAACCCCGACCAGCTCGCTCCGGGGGAGCGCAGCGCGTCGACCTCCAACCGCAACTTCGAGGGGCGCCAGGGCAAGGGTGGTCGCACCCACCTCGTCAGCCCGCTCGTCGCCGCAGCCACCGCCCTGCGCGGCACGCTGTCCAGCCCGGCCGACCTCGTCGACGCCGGCGTGGGTGGCGGGGACGCCGCCCGGACCACCACCCAGCCCGCGAGCGAGGGGAGCTACTGA
- a CDS encoding IclR family transcriptional regulator: protein MDNTSGVGVLDKAAIVLGALEAGPSTLAQLVTATGLARPTAHRLAVALEHHRLVTRDLQGRFVLGPRLAELAAAAGEDRLLAAAGPVLGALRDHTNESAQLFRRQGDHRICVSAAERPVGLRDSIPIGATLSMLAGSAAQVLLAWEEPDRLHRGLHGAKFTATTLSGVRRRGWAQSVGEREAGVASVSAPVRGPSGRVVAAVSISGPIERLSRQPGRLHAATVIAGANKLTEVLARHHAQQQQQNHA, encoded by the coding sequence ATGGACAACACGAGTGGAGTCGGCGTTCTCGACAAGGCAGCCATCGTCCTGGGTGCCCTCGAGGCCGGGCCGTCGACCCTTGCGCAGCTGGTCACCGCGACCGGCCTGGCCCGCCCGACGGCCCACCGGCTCGCCGTCGCCCTCGAGCACCACCGACTGGTCACCCGCGACCTCCAGGGCCGCTTCGTGCTCGGGCCGCGGCTCGCCGAGCTGGCCGCGGCCGCCGGCGAGGACCGGCTGCTTGCTGCCGCAGGGCCGGTGCTCGGCGCCCTGCGGGACCACACCAACGAGAGCGCCCAGCTGTTCCGCCGTCAGGGCGACCACCGCATCTGCGTCTCTGCCGCGGAGCGTCCGGTCGGCCTTCGCGACTCGATCCCGATCGGCGCGACCCTGTCGATGCTCGCGGGCTCGGCCGCCCAGGTGCTGCTCGCCTGGGAGGAGCCGGACCGCCTGCACCGTGGCCTGCACGGCGCGAAGTTCACCGCCACCACGCTGTCCGGCGTCCGCCGCCGTGGCTGGGCCCAGAGCGTCGGCGAGCGCGAGGCCGGTGTCGCCTCGGTGTCCGCGCCCGTGCGCGGCCCGTCCGGGCGCGTCGTCGCCGCGGTCTCGATCTCCGGGCCGATCGAGCGGCTGTCGCGCCAGCCCGGGCGCCTGCACGCCGCCACGGTCATCGCCGGCGCCAACAAGCTGACCGAGGTCCTGGCCCGCCACCACGCGCAGCAGCAGCAGCAGAACCACGCCTGA
- a CDS encoding MerR family transcriptional regulator: protein MRMSELSERSGVAVPTLKYYLREGLLPAGESLGATRADYSDEHLRRVRLVRALIDAGVSVAEAKRVTEALDDPPRSRHDLLGRAQYALPAPHADTPVSEEVMALLAGLGWAVTPDSPALHSLSGAIAAARSAGVPLPPEALRGYAEATEGVAAVDVANVPTDDLASALHRVVAGTVLVDPVLAALRRLAQEHMSSQR from the coding sequence ATGCGCATGTCCGAGCTCTCCGAACGCAGCGGCGTCGCCGTCCCGACGTTGAAGTACTACCTGCGCGAAGGGTTGCTGCCGGCAGGCGAGAGCCTCGGCGCGACGAGGGCGGACTACTCCGACGAGCACCTGCGACGGGTGCGGCTCGTCCGGGCACTCATCGACGCCGGGGTGAGCGTCGCCGAGGCCAAGCGGGTCACCGAGGCCCTCGACGACCCGCCGAGGTCGCGGCACGACCTGCTCGGCCGCGCGCAGTACGCCCTCCCGGCTCCCCACGCCGACACCCCCGTGAGCGAGGAGGTGATGGCCCTGCTGGCAGGGCTGGGATGGGCCGTCACGCCCGACTCCCCCGCGTTGCACTCGCTCAGCGGCGCGATCGCCGCAGCCCGTTCAGCCGGCGTGCCGCTGCCACCGGAGGCGCTCCGGGGGTACGCCGAGGCGACCGAGGGCGTCGCTGCCGTCGACGTCGCGAACGTCCCGACCGACGACCTCGCCTCTGCGCTGCACCGGGTCGTCGCCGGCACCGTGCTCGTGGACCCGGTCCTGGCCGCACTGCGCCGACTGGCCCAGGAGCACATGAGCAGCCAGCGCTGA
- a CDS encoding DUF2945 domain-containing protein, whose translation MSLRKGSSVSWSWGQGTAEGTISEVHHDSVTRTIKGSEITRNGSDDDPAYVIEQEDGTTVLKLRSELRES comes from the coding sequence ATGAGTCTGCGCAAGGGAAGTTCGGTGTCCTGGTCCTGGGGTCAGGGGACCGCCGAGGGGACCATCTCCGAGGTGCACCACGACTCGGTCACCCGGACCATCAAGGGTTCGGAGATCACGCGCAACGGCAGCGACGACGACCCCGCATACGTCATCGAGCAGGAGGACGGGACGACCGTCCTCAAGCTCCGCAGCGAGCTGCGCGAGTCCTGA
- a CDS encoding SRPBCC family protein, with product MSRVVSSSIDVEAPAEVVFAILADPRQHSRIDGSGSVRDTVSGPARLSRGATFGVDMKLAGLSYRISNRVVEFEEGRLIAWRHFGGHRWRYELEPVGTGTRVTESFDYSMYAAPPRLLIEALGFPKRNRRGIRETLVKLRSVAESDARTVNEGKHS from the coding sequence ATGAGCCGGGTCGTCTCGTCCTCCATCGACGTCGAGGCCCCGGCGGAGGTCGTCTTCGCGATCCTCGCCGACCCGCGCCAGCACTCGCGGATCGACGGCTCGGGGTCGGTGCGCGACACCGTGTCCGGGCCCGCGCGGCTCAGCCGTGGGGCGACGTTCGGTGTGGACATGAAGCTCGCCGGCCTCTCCTACCGGATCAGCAACCGCGTCGTGGAGTTCGAGGAGGGTCGCCTGATCGCGTGGCGCCACTTCGGCGGCCACCGCTGGCGCTACGAGCTCGAGCCCGTCGGCACCGGCACCCGCGTCACGGAATCCTTCGACTACTCGATGTATGCCGCCCCGCCACGCCTCCTCATCGAGGCGCTCGGCTTCCCGAAGCGCAACCGTCGGGGCATCCGGGAGACACTGGTCAAGCTCAGGTCCGTGGCCGAGTCCGATGCACGCACCGTCAACGAGGGGAAGCACTCATGA
- the gltX gene encoding glutamate--tRNA ligase produces MSEQTPTAPRLRVAPSPTGDPHVGTAYMSLFNLAFARQQGGSFVLRIEDTDRARFREDSEQQVYDTLHWLGLNWDEGPDVGGPYAPYRQSERLDTYRPYVERLLDEGKAYHCWCSTERLSTMREIQQKSKLPTGYDRLCHGKTREERAELPGFSETPVVRMLIPEDVELQFEDLIRGRVSAPRPDDQVILKADGFPTYHLAVVVDDHEMGITHVVRGEEWISSTPKHILLYRWLGLEPPKWAHMPLLRNTDKSKISKRKNPAARLTWFREEGYLPEALVNFLALLAYPPKEGEGGEDVEVFTFDEFSTDFDWRKVNPVGPIFDLKKLEWLNGVHIRGLEVRDLASRLLPHLETAGVLSGNPSLGELGRLEKVTELIQTRMALLTEAPALVGPFYVADDAVVIADDARAQLKDDAGQVLTAAVTALESIDDTPSGPLGSESGWVAAEIEAALRAAIVEGMGIKPKFAFGPLRTAVSGQRISPPLFESMEILGKTSTLTRLARLRDELAP; encoded by the coding sequence ATGAGTGAGCAGACCCCCACCGCCCCCCGCCTGCGCGTCGCCCCGTCCCCGACGGGTGACCCCCACGTCGGCACCGCCTACATGTCGTTGTTCAACCTCGCGTTCGCGCGCCAGCAGGGCGGCTCCTTCGTCCTGCGCATCGAGGACACCGACCGGGCGCGGTTCCGCGAGGACAGCGAGCAGCAGGTGTACGACACCCTGCACTGGCTGGGGCTGAACTGGGACGAGGGCCCCGATGTGGGCGGGCCGTACGCGCCGTACCGCCAGTCCGAGCGGCTGGACACCTACCGTCCCTACGTCGAGCGGCTGCTCGACGAGGGCAAGGCGTACCACTGCTGGTGCTCCACCGAGCGTCTGTCGACCATGCGCGAGATCCAGCAGAAGTCCAAGCTGCCCACCGGGTACGACCGGCTCTGCCACGGCAAGACCCGTGAGGAGCGCGCCGAGCTGCCCGGGTTCTCCGAGACGCCCGTCGTGCGCATGCTCATCCCCGAGGACGTCGAGCTGCAGTTCGAGGACCTCATCCGCGGACGCGTCTCGGCACCTCGCCCCGACGACCAGGTGATCCTCAAGGCCGACGGCTTCCCGACCTACCACCTCGCCGTCGTCGTCGACGACCACGAGATGGGCATCACCCACGTCGTCCGCGGCGAGGAGTGGATCTCCAGCACCCCCAAGCACATCCTGCTCTACCGCTGGCTCGGGCTGGAGCCGCCGAAGTGGGCGCACATGCCCCTGCTGCGCAACACCGACAAGTCCAAGATCTCCAAGCGCAAGAACCCCGCGGCGCGTCTCACGTGGTTCCGCGAGGAGGGTTACCTGCCCGAGGCCCTCGTGAACTTCCTTGCGCTGCTTGCCTATCCGCCAAAGGAGGGTGAGGGCGGCGAGGACGTCGAGGTGTTCACGTTCGACGAGTTCTCGACCGACTTCGACTGGCGCAAGGTCAACCCCGTGGGGCCGATCTTCGACCTGAAGAAGCTCGAGTGGCTCAACGGCGTGCACATCCGGGGCCTCGAGGTCCGCGACCTCGCCTCGCGCCTGCTGCCCCACCTCGAGACTGCCGGTGTCCTCTCGGGCAACCCCAGCCTCGGCGAGCTCGGCCGGCTCGAGAAGGTCACCGAGCTGATCCAGACCCGCATGGCCCTGCTGACCGAGGCGCCGGCCCTGGTCGGTCCGTTCTACGTCGCCGACGACGCCGTGGTCATCGCCGACGACGCACGCGCGCAGCTCAAGGACGACGCCGGTCAGGTGCTGACCGCTGCGGTGACGGCGCTGGAGTCCATCGACGACACACCCAGTGGCCCCCTGGGTTCCGAGAGCGGCTGGGTCGCCGCCGAGATCGAGGCCGCCCTGCGTGCAGCGATCGTCGAGGGCATGGGCATCAAGCCCAAGTTCGCCTTCGGTCCGTTGCGCACGGCGGTGTCCGGGCAGCGGATCAGCCCGCCGTTGTTCGAGTCCATGGAGATCCTCGGCAAGACGTCGACCCTCACCCGCCTCGCCCGGCTGCGCGACGAGCTGGCCCCATGA